The genomic segment TACGAGCACGATGGCGGCGTGGAGGATCCGCGTCTGGTCGAGATCGCCGGCACGTACTATCTGACTTATACGGGCTACAACAAGAAAGACGCGCAGCTTTGCCTCGCGGTATCGCAAGACCTGATTCACTGGGAGCGCCGGGGCGTGATCCTCCCCGCCTACCAGGGAAACTGGAATGTGGGCTGGACTAAATCGGGCGCCATCCTGACCGAGAAGATCAACGGCAAGTACTGGATGTATTTCCTGGGAACCGCGGCGGATAAAACCGACCAGACAGGGCTGGCGTCGTCCAACGATCTCGTGCACTGGACCGAGGCATCGAAAACTCCGGTCCTGCCACGCCGCCCCGGCCAATTTGATTCTCGTGTTGTCGAACCCGGTCCGCCGCCGCTGCTGACGCCTGAAGGCATTCTGCTCTTCTACAACGGCGCCGACGATCAGCTGGTATACCGCCTGTGCTGGGCGCTGTTCGACAAAAATGATCCTGCTCATTTGCTGGCCCGTGGTGATGCGCCACTACTCTCACCCGAACTGGGATGGGAGAAAGTGGGACAGGTGACGAACGTCGTCTTTGTCGAAGGGCTGGTGCGGGAAGGGAAGCGCTGGCTCTTCTACTACGGCGGCGCGGACAAATACGTCGGAGTAGCAGAAGGTCAGAGCCGGTGAGGGATGCCATCAACCTGCTGGCCGGGTTGGCAGGAAAGAGATCAGCAGATACAAGATGAGCGACGAGCCTCGCACAGTGGTTGGATTGGGGGAGGTTCTCTGGGACATGCTGCCCGGCGGCAAGCAGCTTGGCGGCGCTCCCACCAACTTCGCTTATGCCGCGAATCTTCTCGGGGATAACAGCATTGTCGCTAGCCGGGTCGGAAATGACGCTCTGGGAGCCGAGATTCAGAAAAAGCTCGAACTACTCGGTGTCAATTGCACGTACCTGCAGCAAGACGAGATCCATCCCACAGGCACCGTCGAGGTCGCGCTCGATGCGAGTGGTCAGCCGCAATTCACCATCGCCGTGAACGTCGCATGGGACTTTCTGGAATGGACATCCCAGTGGCAGAAACTAGCTGAGCATGCCGATGTGGTTTGCTTCGGCTCTCTGGCCCAGAGGTCAAGCCTTTCCCAGCAGACCATCCGCAGGTTTCTTGAAGCCACGCGCAAAGAAGCCCGGCGCGTCTATGACGTGAATTTGCGCCAGCACTTTTACGATTCCCAGGTGCTGCATGAGTCGATGAGGCGGGCGCACGTAGTCAAGCTGAATGAGCATGAGTTGCCCCAGGTTGCGGCGATGCTGGGAGTGGAAGGCGGCTCAGAAGAATCGAGCGCGCGGAGACTACTGGAGAAATACGCGTTGAAGTTGGTGTGCGTGACCAAGGGCGCCGACGGGAGCTTACTGGTGGCGAGGTCCGGGTTTGCCAGACATCCGGGATTCAAGGTGAGAGTCAGCGACACGGTGGGCGCAGGCGACGCCTTCACTGCCTGCCTGGCGCATTACTACGTGCGCGGAGCTTCGCTGGAGGAAATCAACGATGCCGCCAACCGTCTGGCCAGCTGGGTTGCCTCCCAGCCCGGAGGGACTCCACCACTGCGAGGTAGGACGCTGGAAGAAGTGTTGGCGGGAGTGGGGGCGAGCTAGTCATCTGCGGAATAACCCAGGTCTCGAAAAGGGCGAGACTTCGGGCTCCCGGCCCTGAAGGCGCTGAGGTGATCAAGATCACGCGGTTGTGTGCCATTTGACCCAGTTCATGCCATCTGGGATGAGGCTTATTTCTTGCTGTAGTAAACCTGCAACTGTCCTGTTTTGATGAGCATGGGTAGACTTGCGAGCATTAATCCAATCATCCTGAGAATGGTTAGCGATCTGCTTTATCACCTGTATGAGGTGGCAAATGGCCCCACAGGTGATCAACTTAGACGATCCTCCCGCAGCTAACCAGATGTTTGCGGATCTGCCGGCGGCAGTATCGCGAGCCTTGGAGAATGCGGCGTCCACTGCCACGTATCCCTCCGGCACGGTGTTGTTCGATGAAGGCCAGTCGCCACGTGGGATCTATCTCGTCCGCCGGGGGCGGGTGAAACTCTCCGTTCGCAACCGGGATGGCAACGTGTCAATCCTGCGAATCGCACACGCAGGTGAAGTCCTGGGCTTATCGGCGGCAGTTGCTGCCGCGGTCACTGACCGTGGCTGTCAAGCCACTGCGCAGACCCAGGGCGATTGCCAGGTCAGCTTCATCCGCCAGAGCGATCTCCTGCGTCTGATGCGCATTTACTCCGAATTGACGCGGTGGGTCGCCCAGCAACTCGGCCGCGACTACGACGTCGTCGGACCTCAGTTCCTGCGCCTCAATGCCGTGATCCATAATTTCACTCTTTGTTGATGGGAATTGTCAGGGCTCTCGCTCATCCTGATCTTTGCCCACCGATCCCGGGTACGTTTCTCCAGACACCGTCTGCGCTCTCATAAATCTCAAAATACTTGAAAACACGCTAGCTTCACACGATCTGACTTCGCATTCCTCCGGCACAAAAGGCCCTCGCCGATTACCAAAGTAAGTGTCTATGGTGATCCCAATCATGCTCTGGGAAAAAGGGCCGATGGAAGCATCGAAAGCAAAAAGCATATTCCTCTCATGAGCGCGATCCATTCCCCCATCGAGCAGCCCACCGGATACCCGCCCGGAAACCACGCGGTTCTAACCAGGACGCCGCTCAGTGCAGGGCGAATTGCATTTTTCCTGGCCGTCGCCTTCACCGTTTTGGTCGGGATTCTGATTGCAGTCGGCGAGTTGGGAATCAAGCGGATGGATCAGATCAACGCCGACTTCGAAGACATCCTGGGCAGGCGTTGGAACAAGCTGCAACTGTCGCGTGAGGCGCTGGCGTATTCCAATCGCAACGTACGTATAACCATGCTGGTGTTCTTAACGCAAGACAAGGATCAAACCGACCAGTTGCTGGCCACTCGCGCCGAGAACACCAGGAAGATTGCGGAGTTGTTAGCGCAGATCGAGAAAAAGTGCGATTCGGAAGAAGAGAAGAGATTGGTAGCAGCCGTGCAACGCGCGCGTGTTGTTTATATCGAAAGTTATTTGCATGCGCTCCATCTGCTTCTGGAGGAACACCGCTACGACGCGGCGGTGGCCGTGATGGTTCAACAAACCACGCCCGCGCTGCGGCAATACCAGGCCGCCTGGGACGATTTCGTACGCTTCCAGATGAATCAGGTCGAGCTTGCGGCCCGGCAGAGCCGAGACAATTACGCCACCGCACGACGGGCTTCTCTGCTGATGATCGCGCTTGCTGTATTGGTAATGACTCTTGTCGCCCTGCTCGTAGTAAGGATGATCGTCCACGAAACCCAGACCCGCATGCGCGCCGAACGTCAGATCAAAGAATTAAACGGCCAGCTTGAGCATAGAGTTAGCGAGCGTACGCGAGAGCTGGAAGATGCCAATCAGCGCTTGCTCACGGAAATCCGGGAACGCCAGACCGCGGAAGAGCAGGTGAAATTTCTGGCTCACTACGACTCCCTGACCGGTTTGCTGAACCGGAACCTGCTCGAGGACAGGATGAGGGTTGCCTTGGCCAATGCCCGCCGGCGGCAGGAAAAAGTCGCTGTACTGTACATCGACCTGGATAATTTTAAGAATGTCAACGATTCCCTGGGGCACGCCGCTGGCGATCTCTTGCTCAAAGAGGTAGCCCATCGGCTCAAGAAATATACCCGCGAGCAAGACACGGTGGCTCGCTTAGGAGGAGACGAGTTCATTATCGTGCTCACTGCGCTCAAGGAAATAGCTGACGCCGCTCTAACCGCCGAACGCATTACCAGCGAAATAATCAAAGACTATGTCATTCAGAATCACCAACTGAGTGTGACTTGCAGTCTCGGGATCAGCCTGTTTCCCGATCATGCCAGTGATGTCGCGACGCTCATCAAGAACGCAGATGCTGCGATGTACTCCGTTAAGGAAAATGGCCGCAACAATTCTCAGTTCTTCACCGAATCTCTGACGGCTTACGCCGACGAAAAGTTGGCTTTGGAGAGCAGTCTGCGAAGCGCGGTGGAAAGGAACCAACTCTTTTTGGTCTATCAGGCGCAGGTGGACATTTCGAGTGGCAACATAACTGGATCGGAGGCACTTCTCCGATGGCGCCACCCCGAGCTGGGCCTGGTGCCGCCCGACAAGTTCATACCCATCGCCGAGAACAGCGGGCTAATCCTGCCCATCGGCGAATGGGTGCTTAGAACCGCCTGCCAGCAGGCCAAGCGATGGCAGGATGAGGGCTTGGCAGTCCTTCCGGTGTCGGTGAATGTGTCTCCCATACAGTTCCGCCAAAAGGGCTTCCCGGAACTCGTCAAGAAAGTACTGTGCGAAACCGGTCTCTCTCCGATGCATCTGGAGCTTGAGCTGACCGAAGGTCTCATCATCTTGAGCGCGGAGGTAGTGCTGTCCGTGCTCGAGAAATTAACGGAGATGGGAGTCAGGCTATCAATCGACGATTTCGGGACAGGATATTCGAACCTGAGCTACCTGAGACAGTTTCCGGTTTACAAGCTCAAGATCGATCGCTCCTTTGTGAAAGACGTGGCGGTGGATCCCGACGATGCCGCTATCACCGCCGCCATCATCAGCATGGCAAAGAGTCTGGACCTGAGAGTGATCGCCGAGGGCGTCGAGAACGAAGAACAGATGGCGATGCTGCGCGCGCAGCACTGCGACGAATGTCAGGGCTACTACTTCAGCATGCCGCAGCCCGCAGACGAATTTGCCGAAACTGTGCTCAGAAGGTTCGGTGAGAATCGTCAGGCACGCGCTTACCAGGATAGCTAGCCAATCCTGTTTGTTGAGACCGAGTACTGAGAGGTTCGTGCCGGATTTCAAGGCGCAGAAATGTTCTTCACTGCACCAGCGTCTTCTGCATGAACTCCACTTGATCCCGCTTCATCTTGGCCAGGGAATTCAAATCCAGATACACCATGTGGCCGCAGTCGTAGGTTGCGAAGGAGATGTTCTTGCGATAGGCCGCGCTCAAGTCCATCTGATCCATGGTGTAGTCGGCGGCGTAGAACGGTGTGGCCAGATCGTAATAGCCTTCCATCACCAGCACCTTCAGATATGGGTCTTTGACCATGGCAGCGCGGAGTGCGGTAGCGGTATCGGGGAAGCCCTGGATTGCCGATCCCCAGTCCCATTTGCTGAAGGCGCCCTCATCCTGGAACGCAAGCACGCGGTAAGGCATGTCGGATTTGTAGCCCAGCTCCGTCCTCACATAATTATTAAAGATAGAGGTGAAGGGAGGAAGAATGGCCGAGCCGGTGGGATCATAAAAGCGGGTATCGAGCAGACCCTCGGGATCGGGTCCGGTGAAGCGGCCGTCCAGGCGTCCCACGCGCACCTTCTGGTCGATCAGCAGGTTGTGAGTAAAGACGGCAACGTTGATGCGAAGATTCGCCTCGTCGATGACCTGCTTGCTCAATCCGGTGTAACGGGCGAGCTGGTCGATGATCCGCTGGCGCTCGTCCGGGGTCAGAGCGTCGCCCTTCGCGAGCGCCCTGGCGTATTCATTAGATGCCCACTGCTCAACTTCTTGCCTGGTCTTGCCCAGGTCCTGCATAAGATCCGGCGCCAGCCGCTTGTGGTACGCGGCGATCATGGTGTAGGAGGGAAGAATCAGCCAGTAAGGTTCGTCGTTCGATTTGGTCCACTGCAGCGTTTGGAACTTCAAGACCGTCGACAGCAGCGTGATCCCGTTAAACGAAATGCCGCGATCGGCGACGTACCCTGCGACTCCGGCGGCGCGGGTGGTGCCGTAGCTCTCGCCCAGCAGATACAGCGGCGACGACCAGCGCTCGTAGCGGCTGATGTACATCCGAATGAATTCGCCGAAGGCTTCGATGTCGCCCTTGACTCCCCAGAATTTCTTGGACAGCTCAGCATTGGCGGCGCGGCTGAATCCGGTCCCAATGGCATCAACCAGGACGAGATCGGCGCGGTCAAGCAGTGTGTACTGGTTATCCGCGAAGCGATAAGGCGATGCCGGCATGAAGCCATTGGGCTGAAGCACCACCCGCTTCGGTCCGAGGGCTCCCATATGCAGCCATACCGAAGCCGAGCCTGGTCCGCCGTTGAAAGCGAAAACCAGCGGGCGGCGAGACGCGTCCTGGCCATCCAGGGTGTAGGCCACGAAGAACATTTCCGCTTCGATCTTGCCGTCGTCGCGCTTGATCGGCAGGCGGCCGGCTGTGGCGGTGTAACGCAGCGGGCGGCCATCGAGGGTGATCTGATGGTGGGTGACGACCGGCGCCACCTCCGTCATGTCGTAGTGCTCTTCCTCTTTCTTTTCGGCAGCTTCCTTCGCTGCCTCGGGCTTGGGCTCTTCGGCGTGACGGGCCGAAGGCTGAGACTCTCTGGCCGCCGCTGAAGTTGGAACCTTAGAAGGTGGTTCCTCGCTCTGCGATTTTTGCGGTTCGTCCGGGGCTGGCTTGGGGTTCCTGGCAGCGCTGGGTTGTTGAGTGAAGGCGGTGATCGCGAACACTAAAGTCAGAAAAAGGGCGAGTTTAGAAGGAAGCAATGCTGTCTCCCACGCAAGGTGTGCCCATTGGGCAGGGCAAATTATACCGGAAGCAACATTTCCCCTGATCCGGGGTTCAAGGGAGAAGCTAGACCCCCAACTAGCGCCGGTTTGGGAGCTGGAAGATGCACGATCTGGTTCAGCAGATATGGCTATTTGCCACAGTCGGGATTATGATAGGCGCTCCTCTGGGAGGATCTCGCCATGGCGCGGCATAGGATCCTTTCTGTCGAATACGATCGAGCCCTTCTGTGTACTCGCAACGCCCTGTTGTGGTCCGCCGGCTACCATGTAGTTGGAAGAAGTTCCTTCGATCAAGCAACCCAATCGCTGTCCACCTCCGGCTTCGAACTGATTGTGATTGGCTGCACCGTACCTCCCGAGGAGCGGTCTGCACTGATCCAGTTAGCGAAGGAGCGCATGATGAGCCCGCCGGTGCTGGTGCTGTGCAATGAGGGTGAGCCTCCGGTTCCCGGTGCAGATGCCACGGTAGCACTGCAGGGTCTAGGAGGCGCTTTCCTATCCTCAGTGGAAGGACTGCTGAGGAGTTCCCCGGCGGTCAGGGCTACGGCCTAGAACTCAGCTGGCTTTTCCTGGACATCAATGCCAAGCTCATCCGGGCCAGTCGCCTTCTTGGGTTTTGTTGTGGAACTCTTGCTGGTTTTCGCCTTTCTGAATTGTCCAGGATTGTATTTGCCTTGGCGCGCGACATCATAAGTTTTGGGCACCGGCGGCAGACTGCCTCCATGCAATTGGCGCGCATCTCTCAGGACAATTTCCGCTTTCCCCATCCATTGCTGAACCTCGCCGTGGATTTCGATGTCCTTACCCTCAAGTTCCCGGATATCTCCTACGTCACGCAGGTGTCGCGGAAAGACCACCACGGTGAAGGGGCACCTGCGGTGGTCCTCGCAGAAATCTAAGAAGAAGGCACGGCTATTGGACTGGTCAACTTTGAGCACTTTGCCGGTCACGCACGTGATTGCGCCGATTTTCTGGCCGGCGTCATTTACGGTAACGCAGCCTGCAGAGGCCAGGGACGCACTCGCGACTAGAAACAGGAAGAATCGAACAGGCATTCGCCCTGCATTCTCATGTGGCGGCAGGCTGTGGGTCAGCGACCCCAGTCACAGGAAAGGGTCACAGAGGCACAGAGTTTTTCCCATCTTGCGCCCAAAAACGGCAAAGGTAGGCCACCCGCAAGCGAGTAGAGACCCAGGACTGGCAATTGAAAGGGACCCAGTACAGTTAAAGCGAGGGATTACCCGCCGGCATAAAGATCATGCCGGTAGGGGCGCCGAAGAACCGTAAGAAATGCCACAAATCATGCCATCACTTCACAAAAGACTGAATCGCGGCGGCTTCGTCGTCCTTAATATCAAACACTGTGTACAGCTTTGTGATCTGCAGCAGATCATGCACTTTCTTGGTCAGGTTCAACAGCTTGAGTTCGCCGCCACCGTTGCGCACGGTGGTGAAGGCGCTGACCAGTTCGCCGATTCCCGAACTGTCGATGTAGGTGACGTCACCCAGGTTGAGCAAGATTTTCTTGTTCCCCTTGGTGATCAGGTCGCGGACGATATCGCGGAGCATGGTGCTGCCTTCCCCGAGGGTGATGCGGCCGCTCAGATCCACGATGGTGACGCCATCGACCTGCCGGCTACTTGACTTCATCGTCACTTGGACTCCTCCTTGCTGGCTTCTGTATTAGTGCGGTGCTTAACAAGCGTGATTTCCGTGCCCGGGTGTAACCGGCGAATGCGAACCTCGTCCATGAAGGAGCGGATGAGAAAGATACCGCGCCCCGAGGGCTTCAGCAGATTCTCCGGCGACAGCGGATCGGGGATGTCCGACGGGTCCAACCCTTTGCCCTCATCCGAGATAGTGATAACCAGCGATTCCGGGGTTCGCTCAAACTGTAGAGTTACCTTCTTATTGGGGTCGTAGGCGTTGCCGTGGTAAACGGCATTGACGGCTGCTTCGCGAACGGCCATTTCAATACGGTGGACCGCCTCCTCGTCGAAGCCGGATTCGGTCGCGATTTGGCTGGCTTTCTGCTCCGCCTGGTTCACGCTTTCTAGCGTGGAATCCAGCCTGTGGACGACCCGTTTTGCCGTCATGCTCAATTCTTAAGAAGCCTTCTACCGGATTCTGAAGCCCACTACGAATCCGGTTTGAGGGACCTTGCGCCGAGAAACTGGTAGTTTGCCTGTGCGGAGTCGAGGATGTCAAACGCGAACTTGAGCCGATTTGCGGGCGTGAGCGAGGCGGGAGCCCGCAGGCGAAATCCCGAGCCAAGCGAGGGATCTGCTGTTGTCCTTAGGTTGAGCCGATTTGCGGGCACGAGCCACGTGGGAACGGACGTCCCCCTCTGTTCAGGTCGAGCACAGCTCGACGGTGGTCCGCCGGACTCCCGCTCACGCCCGCAGATCGGCTCAAGTCAATCTGGATTCCTGGCACTGAATTTGAGTATGCTCAGCAAGCATGGCGAGTGTGGCTCTATCGGAGATCCTGGGTAGCCCGGTGACCGACCTCAGCGGCGCGACGGTGGGGCGTGTGCGCGAGCTCGCACTGGCCCCGCAAGAGGACCGTTCTCGCTTGGCGCATGTGATTGTCAAGACCAAGGAAGGAGAGCGGCTGCTGTCCTTCGCCATGATTCATGGGGTCAACGGCGGAGTGCGAGCTGCTAATTGGGCAAAGGACTGGCAGGCGCCACAGGGCACCGAAGGATTCCTGCTGCTCTCACGCGACCTCCTCGACCAGCAGGTGATCGATGTGCATGGACGCAAACTCGTCCGGGTAAACGACATCGATCTGAACGAAACCGAGGTCGACGATCACGTACAGCTTTCCATCGGAGCCGTTGATGTGGGCGCGCGTGGAGCGGTGCGCAGGCTGCTGAAGGGCCTGGTGCCGGCAGGTCTGCTGCGATCGCTGTTGGAGCGAATTCCGCAAAAAACTATCCCCTGGGAATTTGTGGATCTGATCGAGATCGACCCTGCCCGCCGCGTGAGGTTGCGCATTTCGCACGATCGCCTGGCCAAGCTGCATCCTGCTGACATTGCCGATATTGTGGAAGAACTCTCGCCCGCGGAGCGCGAAGCGGTTTTCGAGACGCTGGACGAAGAAGTGGCCGCCGGAGCCCTGGAGGAGGTGGATCCCAAGCTGCAGCGGTCCATTGTGGAGTCGCTCGATACGGATCGCGCGGCTGACATCGTGGAGGAGATGGATCCCGGGGCTGCCGCCGATCTGCTCAGCGATCTGCCAGAGGAGACTTCGGAAATCATTCTGGAGGAAATGGAACCGGAGCCGCGGGAGGAAGTCTCCGAACTCCTAGAACATGAGGAAAACACCGCCGCCAGGCAAATGACCACCCAGTATATGGCGCTGCCCCCTGCGGCCACGGTCCACGACGCCATCGAGATGATGCGCAACTTCGAAGGCGGCGTGGAGAGCGTCATGACCATCTTCCTGCTGGAGAATGGTGAGAAGCTGGTAGGCGCGGTGCCTCTGCCCAAGATCGTGCTCGCCAAGCCCGAAACCAGACTCAAAGAGCTCAGCCAGGAGCCTCTGGTCACGGTTCATGTCGACAAAAAGGAGAAGAAAGTCGCCGAGCTCTTCGATAAATACAACCTGCTCACGCTGCCGGTGGTCGATGATGAAGGTCGCCTCACAGGCGTGATCACTGCTGACGATGTGATTTCCATGCTGCGGGAGCGGGAATAGTAGAATCCGATGCCTGACTGCAATGCCGTGTGCGTCATTTCCCGTCCATCCAACTCCATCGGAAAATCCGAGAATACTCTTCAGCTGTCATCCTGAGCGACGGCCGGGCAAAAGGTCCCCGGCCCGAGTCGAAGGACCTGGTGTTTGACCGAGCCGAAGAGCCCCTGCATTCAACTCCCCTTCAACTGCATCAGCATGGATGCTCCGCTGACTCGCCTTCTCTCCACATTTGCGTTAGCCATGGGCGGATCCTGCGCTTAAGAATCCAGGTGGTAAACTTCCGACCGATGGCCAAAATCCTGTATCTGGAGTGCACCAAGTGCTCGGAAAAGATCAGTGCTGACCGGCCGCAGACTGTGTGTCCAAAAGATGGAGGCTCGCTCTACGTACGCTACGATTTGCAGGCTTTGAAAGGGAGCTTCAAGCGCGAGTCTTTGGCAGGGCGGGTTGCTAGCATGTGGCGATACCGGGAGGTTCTGCCAGACGTGCAGCCCGTCACCCTGGGCGAGGGTTTCACGCCAATGCTGCCAGGCAGGGGCACGCCGCATGTCTTTATTAAGGATGAGGGATTGAATCCAACCGGATCATTTAAGGCTCGTGGGCTCTGCGCTGCCGTGACCATGGCCAAGGCATATGGCCTGAAGAAGCTTGCAATTCCTTCGGCCGGCAACGCTGCAAGTGCGCTGACGTGCTACGCCGCTGCCGCCAGAATTAAAGCGCACATCTTCATGCCGAAGGATGTGCCGGCCGCGAATCTGGTGGAATGCCAGCAATATGGAGCGGAAATCCTGCTGGTGGATGGCTTGATCAGCGATTGTGCGCGCATGGTGCAGGAGGGCCGCGATACAGAAGGCTGGTTCGATGTCTCCACGCTGAAAGAGCCGTTTCGCGTGGAAGGGAAGAAGACCATGGGCTACGAGGTGGCGGAGCAGCTCGACTGGAAGCTGCCGGACGCGATTTTCTATCCCACCGGCGGCGGCGTGGGTCTGATCGGAATGTGGAAGGCGTTTGAAGAGATGGAAGTCCTGGGGTGGATCGGCCCGGAACGGCCGAAAATGATAGCCGTCCAGGCTGCCGGGTGTGCCCCTATTCCCAAGGCGTGGGAAGAAAAGAAAGCGGTCTCGGAATTCTGGCCTGACGCCACCACGGTCGCTGCCGGCCTCAGGGTTCCGAAGGCATATGCCGACTATCTGATCCTCGACATTCTTAGGAAGAGCGGCGGAACTGCCGTGGCCGTAAGTGATGATGAAATCATCCGTGCGGTAAAGGATTGGGCATCGCAAGAGGGGATTTTTGCCGCACCTGAGGGAGCGGCTTCGCTCGCCGCCTATCGCAAGCTGATAGCGTCAGGCTTCCTGAAGTCCACAGATAAGGTAGTGTTGTTTAACACCGGATCCGGGCTGAAGTACATCGACGTGATTAGCAGCTATAAGCAGAAGCCAGCCAGCGATAGAACCGGGGCTGAGACAAAGCGCAAGCGGGTGGGTGGCATTATTCAACCTTATTAAGTGCGATCCGAGGCCGGGTGAAATTAATGACGACCTGAGATCGGAAACGAACATCTTCAAACCATCCCACCTGACGGCGCCAGGCAGAGAGTTTGTCGATGACAGACCGCTTGTACTACACGGACTCATTCCTTCAGGAATTTACGGCACAGATTCGCGAACTTGTGCAGGTGGATGGGACGCCTGCGTTGATCCTCGATCGCACCGCCTTTTATCCAACCAGCGGAGGACAACGCTGCGATACCGGCATGCTTCGCGTGACGCTGCGGGGAAGTGAGCCGGCTGAGCTTCGGGTAGTCCAGGTGGGAGAGAACGGCGCAGGCGATGTTGTTCACATATTGCAAGGATCGGCCGCCGAACTCGAAGCAGGTCTTCCGGTCGAGGGGCGTATCGATATTGAGCGGCGCCGTGATCACATTCAGCAGCATTCCGGCCAACACGTATTATCGGCAGCATTCATCACGCTCTTTGATATCCCGACCGTCTCTTTTCACATGGGGGAGGATGTCTGTACCATCGATCTGGCAACTCAGCGTATCACTGCTGAGCAGCGAACGAAGGCTGAGGAATTGGCGAATCGGATCGTATGGGAAAACCGGCCCGTAGCAATCAGCTTTGTGGACCTGGAGCGAGCAAGGGATATGGGGGTGCGGAAGCTTCCTGCTCTGGGCAAGATTGCAGCGAAAACCAGCAAGGGCGAGCCGGGCGGAAATGCGGGGGATGAGTCGGAGGGTGCTTTGATCCAAGGCGGCCACCAGCTGCGATTGATCGACATAGGCGGGTTCGACCTGAATGCCTGCGGGGGCACTCACGTGGCCAGCACAGCGCAGATCGGTCCTATCTTGATCCGAAAGACTGAGAAAATCGCGCGCGGAGTGCGGGTGGAATTTGTTTGTGGCGATCGAGCGCTTAAGGCCATGCAGCGGGATTTTCAGGTACTGACAGAGGCGGCGGCAGTATTCTCTACCCATCTTTGGGAAGTACCGCAACAGGCGCGGAAGTCGCTCGACGACTTGAAGGCGGCCCAGAAAGCGAATCAGCGACTATCTGGGGAACTGGCCGAAGTCTGGGCAGAGATGATCTACCGAGAAGCCCCGGATAAGGACGGCTATAAGGTGGTGAAGAGAGTTTTTCCCGATCGGGATTT from the Terriglobales bacterium genome contains:
- a CDS encoding glycoside hydrolase family 130 protein, with the translated sequence MQGSWQNNLFAVLVTSTFLLAQPSSQAPISDVHRLSTQPIISPRPNSFSSAGAFNPAVVKRGREFIMLYRTQDEQGTSRLGYATSTDGLHFQPRDKPVFVPETDYEHDGGVEDPRLVEIAGTYYLTYTGYNKKDAQLCLAVSQDLIHWERRGVILPAYQGNWNVGWTKSGAILTEKINGKYWMYFLGTAADKTDQTGLASSNDLVHWTEASKTPVLPRRPGQFDSRVVEPGPPPLLTPEGILLFYNGADDQLVYRLCWALFDKNDPAHLLARGDAPLLSPELGWEKVGQVTNVVFVEGLVREGKRWLFYYGGADKYVGVAEGQSR
- a CDS encoding carbohydrate kinase, which encodes MSDEPRTVVGLGEVLWDMLPGGKQLGGAPTNFAYAANLLGDNSIVASRVGNDALGAEIQKKLELLGVNCTYLQQDEIHPTGTVEVALDASGQPQFTIAVNVAWDFLEWTSQWQKLAEHADVVCFGSLAQRSSLSQQTIRRFLEATRKEARRVYDVNLRQHFYDSQVLHESMRRAHVVKLNEHELPQVAAMLGVEGGSEESSARRLLEKYALKLVCVTKGADGSLLVARSGFARHPGFKVRVSDTVGAGDAFTACLAHYYVRGASLEEINDAANRLASWVASQPGGTPPLRGRTLEEVLAGVGAS
- a CDS encoding cyclic nucleotide-binding domain-containing protein, encoding MAPQVINLDDPPAANQMFADLPAAVSRALENAASTATYPSGTVLFDEGQSPRGIYLVRRGRVKLSVRNRDGNVSILRIAHAGEVLGLSAAVAAAVTDRGCQATAQTQGDCQVSFIRQSDLLRLMRIYSELTRWVAQQLGRDYDVVGPQFLRLNAVIHNFTLC
- a CDS encoding EAL domain-containing protein; protein product: MSAIHSPIEQPTGYPPGNHAVLTRTPLSAGRIAFFLAVAFTVLVGILIAVGELGIKRMDQINADFEDILGRRWNKLQLSREALAYSNRNVRITMLVFLTQDKDQTDQLLATRAENTRKIAELLAQIEKKCDSEEEKRLVAAVQRARVVYIESYLHALHLLLEEHRYDAAVAVMVQQTTPALRQYQAAWDDFVRFQMNQVELAARQSRDNYATARRASLLMIALAVLVMTLVALLVVRMIVHETQTRMRAERQIKELNGQLEHRVSERTRELEDANQRLLTEIRERQTAEEQVKFLAHYDSLTGLLNRNLLEDRMRVALANARRRQEKVAVLYIDLDNFKNVNDSLGHAAGDLLLKEVAHRLKKYTREQDTVARLGGDEFIIVLTALKEIADAALTAERITSEIIKDYVIQNHQLSVTCSLGISLFPDHASDVATLIKNADAAMYSVKENGRNNSQFFTESLTAYADEKLALESSLRSAVERNQLFLVYQAQVDISSGNITGSEALLRWRHPELGLVPPDKFIPIAENSGLILPIGEWVLRTACQQAKRWQDEGLAVLPVSVNVSPIQFRQKGFPELVKKVLCETGLSPMHLELELTEGLIILSAEVVLSVLEKLTEMGVRLSIDDFGTGYSNLSYLRQFPVYKLKIDRSFVKDVAVDPDDAAITAAIISMAKSLDLRVIAEGVENEEQMAMLRAQHCDECQGYYFSMPQPADEFAETVLRRFGENRQARAYQDS
- a CDS encoding peptidase S10, whose translation is MLPSKLALFLTLVFAITAFTQQPSAARNPKPAPDEPQKSQSEEPPSKVPTSAAARESQPSARHAEEPKPEAAKEAAEKKEEEHYDMTEVAPVVTHHQITLDGRPLRYTATAGRLPIKRDDGKIEAEMFFVAYTLDGQDASRRPLVFAFNGGPGSASVWLHMGALGPKRVVLQPNGFMPASPYRFADNQYTLLDRADLVLVDAIGTGFSRAANAELSKKFWGVKGDIEAFGEFIRMYISRYERWSSPLYLLGESYGTTRAAGVAGYVADRGISFNGITLLSTVLKFQTLQWTKSNDEPYWLILPSYTMIAAYHKRLAPDLMQDLGKTRQEVEQWASNEYARALAKGDALTPDERQRIIDQLARYTGLSKQVIDEANLRINVAVFTHNLLIDQKVRVGRLDGRFTGPDPEGLLDTRFYDPTGSAILPPFTSIFNNYVRTELGYKSDMPYRVLAFQDEGAFSKWDWGSAIQGFPDTATALRAAMVKDPYLKVLVMEGYYDLATPFYAADYTMDQMDLSAAYRKNISFATYDCGHMVYLDLNSLAKMKRDQVEFMQKTLVQ
- a CDS encoding STAS domain-containing protein; this translates as MTMKSSSRQVDGVTIVDLSGRITLGEGSTMLRDIVRDLITKGNKKILLNLGDVTYIDSSGIGELVSAFTTVRNGGGELKLLNLTKKVHDLLQITKLYTVFDIKDDEAAAIQSFVK
- a CDS encoding ATP-binding protein; translation: MTAKRVVHRLDSTLESVNQAEQKASQIATESGFDEEAVHRIEMAVREAAVNAVYHGNAYDPNKKVTLQFERTPESLVITISDEGKGLDPSDIPDPLSPENLLKPSGRGIFLIRSFMDEVRIRRLHPGTEITLVKHRTNTEASKEESK